A stretch of Pomacea canaliculata isolate SZHN2017 linkage group LG6, ASM307304v1, whole genome shotgun sequence DNA encodes these proteins:
- the LOC112565873 gene encoding perlucin-like protein, with protein MSTSTLLLLLALTGVCHCFVCPNSWTRYGNSCYAYIGQPLPWVDARSFCRAFGGHLVEITSASENTFVRNLINSRGAGKVWLGINDLVQNGRWELTSNGRRIPYSNWARGEPNNWSNQACGAIYSNGQWDDDLCSVSRTFPFVCEKLYK; from the exons ATGTCGACATCAACGCTCCTCCTGCTTCTGGCTCTCACTGGCGTGTGCC ATTGTTTTGTGTGTCCTAACTCCTGGACTCGATATGGCAACTCGTGTTATGCCTACATTGGGCAGCCACTTCCGTGGGTAGATGCTAGG AGCTTCTGCAGGGCGTTTGGTGGTCACCTCGTCGAAATCACCTCAGCCtcagaaaacacttttgttcGGAATTTGATCAACAGCAGGGGCG CGGGCAAGGTCTGGTTGGGAATCAACGACTTGGTGCAAAACGGACGCTGGGAATTAACATCTAATGGAAGACGTATTCCTTACTCCAACTGGGCACGAGGAGAGCCGAACAACTGGAGTAACCAGGCCTGTGGCGCCATCTACAGCAACGGGCAATGGGATGATGACCTTTGCTCTGTCTCGCGCACGTTTCCTTTTGTCTGTGAGAA GCTGTACAAGTAA
- the LOC112565871 gene encoding perlucin-like protein, with protein MSTSTLLLLLALTGVCHCFVCPNSWTRYGNSCYAYIGQPLPWVEATSFCRASGGRLVEITSASENTFVQNLINSKGAGKVWFGINDMVENGRWVLTSNRRDIPYSNWAPGEPNNLYNNQACGAIYSNGQWDDEYCSVSRTFTFVCEKQYK; from the exons ATGTCGACATCAACGCTCCTCCTGCTTCTGGCTCTCACTGGCGTGTGCC ATTGTTTTGTGTGTCCTAACTCCTGGACTCGATATGGCAACTCGTGTTATGCCTACATTGGGCAGCCACTTCCGTGGGTAGAAGCTACA AGCTTCTGCAGGGCATCTGGTGGTCGCCTCGTCGAAATCACCTCAGCCTCGGAAAACACTTTTGTTCAGAATTTGATCAACAGCAAGGGCG CGGGCAAGGTATGGTTCGGAATCAACGACATGGTGGAAAATGGACGCTGGGTATTAACATCTAATAGAAGAGACATTCCTTACTCCAACTGGGCACCAGGAGAGCCGAACAACTTGTATAATAACCAGGCCTGTGGTGCCATCTACAGCAACGGGCAATGGGATGATGAATATTGCAGTGTCTCGCGCACGTTTACTTTTGTCTGTGAGAA GCAGTACAAGTAA
- the LOC112565963 gene encoding uncharacterized protein LOC112565963, with protein sequence MNLSLTISGSDPKTKISYLPWNNPDNILSYQAYTDTVFHYNNILKPLVISVGVSTNIINCVVFTRQGLRDRMNLCLFVLALVDMTYLAYSLIFTLAFWIRLLEPILGEEVYQKTYYYATGANFGFRETSACISVLIAVERCVCVVFPLRANNLMSTRTMGILLVAIVIGMQLAFVTTPIKRYVLPTYDNITGETRWRMVPSAAWQNSEGLLRYDVIEDTIMMVIFPLATFILVSGATAITVVKLRAAMSWREKTSSTSSDAQVQQVALTKMLVLVSCIFIASKVPWIALTVARIFYPDFSPSGRQSNVFRVAELIAFYFPYVHSAVNFFIYISRSSRYKSELRAICNCPYNGYFHKGSV encoded by the coding sequence ATGAATTTATCTTTAACTATTTCAGGCAGCGATCCTAAAACTAAAATATCATATCTTCCTTGGAATAACCCAGATAACATTTTAAGCTATCAAGCCTATACAGACACAGTGTTTCATTATAACAACATATTGAAACCTTTAGTTATAAGTGTGGGCGTGtccaccaacatcatcaactgtgtgGTGTTCACTCGCCAAGGACTGAGagaccgcatgaacctctgtctctttgtcctgGCGCTGGTAGACATGACCTACCTGGCCTACTCTCTCATATTTACTCTCGCCTTCTGGATTAGATTGCTGGAGCCGATACTAGGTGAGGAGGTGTATCAGAAGACCTACTATTATGCTACAGGTGCCAATTTCGGGTTTAGAGAGACCTCGGCCTGCATCAGTGTATTAATTGCTGTAgagcgctgtgtgtgtgtagtctttCCTCTCCGGGCCAACAATCTCATGAGCACCAGAACCATGGGCATCCTGCTTGTTGCCATAGTGATTGGCATGCAGCTAGCGTTCGTTACGACACCTATTAAAAGGTATGTGCTTCCTACCTACGACAACATCACGGGCGAGACGAGGTGGAGGATGGTTCCGTCAGCTGCCTGGCAGAACAGCGAAGGTCTTCTCCGCTATGATGTCATCGAGGACACGATCATGATGGTCATCTTTCCCCTGGCAACCTTCATCCTGGTGTCGGGGGCAACAGCCATCACGGTTGTCAAGCTGAGAGCCGCCATGTCGTGGAGGGAGAAGACCAGCTCAACCAGTAGTGATGCTCAGgtccagcaggtggcgctgaccaagatgcttgTCCTCGTCTCGTGCATCTTCATCGCCAGCAAAGTGCCGTGGATCGCACTCACTGTGGCTCGCATTTTCTATCCCGACTTCTCTCCTTCTGGTCGTCAGTCCAACGTGTTCCGGGTGGCAGAGCTGATTGCCTTTTACTTCCCTTACGTCCACAGCGCCGTCAACTTCTTCATCTACATCTCGCGATCCTCGAGATACAAGTCTGAGCTGCGGGCCATCTGTAACTGTCCTTATAACGGTTATTTTCACAAGGGGTCTGTATAG